ACGACGGACCGGCTGTGCCCGGCCTCGAACAGCACATCTGGGTCCTCGAAGGCGCCCTGCAGGTCACCGTGCAGGGCGAGACCCATGAGCTCGCGACCGGGGACTGCCTGCGCTTCCGTCTGTGGGGGCCGACGCGCTTCCACTGCGAGGGACCCGAGGCCGTCCGCTACGTCATCGCGGTCGTCCTGCCATGAGCGGTACGGAAACGGGCACCGGCTTCGCCCGCCGCGACCGCCTCGTCCTCGCCGTCTGCCTCGCCGCCGGGTTCACGACACTCCTCGACCAGTCGGTCCTCAACATCGCGGTGCCCTCCCTACGTGACGCGCTCTCCGCCGACGCCGCCCAGGTCCAGTGGATCGTGGCCGGCTACTCCCTCGCCTTCGGCCTCGCCCTCGTACCCGGCGGACGGCTCGGCGACCTCCACGGCCGCAAGCCGTACTTCCTCTTCGGCATGGCGTTGTTCGTCGCCGCGGGAATCCTCTCGAGCTGTGCGGGGAACGCCTGGGTCGTCGTCGTCTCCCGGCTGCTTCAGGGCTTCGGCGCGGGGATGGTCAACGCCCAGGTGATCGGCACGATCCAGGACGTGTTCAGCGGCCCGGCCAGGGCGCGGGCGCTCGGCCTGTACGCGGTGACGGCGGGGGCGGCGGCCGCGCTGGGGCCGCCGCTGGGCGGTGCGCTGATAGCCGCCGCGGGACCCGGCCTCGGCTGGCGTCTCGCCGTACTGCTCAACGCGCCCTTCGGTCTGGCCGCACTCGTCCTCGCCGCACGGCATCTGCCCCGGCGCCGCCCGGTCGAAGGACGGGCCGGCCTCGATCTGCCGGGGATCGCGCTCTTCGCCGCCCTGACCGTGCTGATCATGCTGCCCTTCATCCGGTCCACGGGGTACGCGGTCTACGGCGCCGGTGCATTCCTCGCAGCCGGTGCGCTCGTCCTCCAGCAGTACCGGCGGGCGCGTGCGGGCCGGCAGCCGCTGGTCCATCCGGCGCTGCGCCGGTCGGCCCCGTACGCACTCGGCACGATGGTGGCGATGGCCCAGTTCGGCGCCTCGCTCGCGGCCGGGATGGTCCTCGCCCTGTTCCTCCAGGGCGCCCTCGGACTCTCCGCCATGGCCTCCGCCGCGGTGATGCTGCCGCAGGCGCTCGGCATGGGCGCCACCTCCGTCTTCGCCTGGCGCACGGTGCGGCGCTTCGGCGAGCACCGGGTGGTGACGGCGGGGCTCGCACTCTCCGCCGCCGCGCTGCTGGCGAGCGGGGTCTCCACCCTGTACGTCCCGGCCGCCGTGCTCCCGGCCCTGCTCGCCGCGTTCCAGTTCTGTGCGGGCGCCGCGACCGGCCTCACGGTGGCTCCCACCCAGGCGCAGGTGCTGCGGCACGCGCCCGCCGAGGCGGCCGGGGTCGCGGGCGGCATCCTGCAGATGGCGCAGCGCATGGCGGCCGCGGTCTGCATCAGCGCGGTCTCCGGCATCTATCTGCACGGCGCGGGATCGGGCGCGGCCGGGCTGCGGCACGCCTACTGGTACGCGGCGCTCGCCTGCGCCGCGATCGTGGGCGCGGGCCTGGTCGTCTCCGTACTCAACCGGAGGGTGAGCAGGGCGCCCGCTCCGGTTCCGGAAGCCCCGGCGCCCGCCTCCGCCGCTCCCGGGAAGGAACTTGCCCTGTGAGCAAGCCGGTCCGCCTCTCCCCCGCCGAACTGACCGCCGCAGCCGAAGAGTTGGCCGGCCTCCTCGTGGAGGCCGTCGAGGACGGTGCCTCGCTCGGTTTCCTCGCGCCTCTGGACCATGCCGAAGCCGCGGCCTGGTGGCGCTCGCTGGCGTCCGACGTGACCGAGGGGCGGCTGGTGGTGTGGGCGGCGTACGACAGCGGCCGGATGACCGGGACGATCAGCTTCGCTCCGGCCCGGAAGGCCAACTCGCGCCACCGCGCGG
The sequence above is drawn from the Streptomyces sp. NBC_01465 genome and encodes:
- a CDS encoding MFS transporter, whose protein sequence is MSGTETGTGFARRDRLVLAVCLAAGFTTLLDQSVLNIAVPSLRDALSADAAQVQWIVAGYSLAFGLALVPGGRLGDLHGRKPYFLFGMALFVAAGILSSCAGNAWVVVVSRLLQGFGAGMVNAQVIGTIQDVFSGPARARALGLYAVTAGAAAALGPPLGGALIAAAGPGLGWRLAVLLNAPFGLAALVLAARHLPRRRPVEGRAGLDLPGIALFAALTVLIMLPFIRSTGYAVYGAGAFLAAGALVLQQYRRARAGRQPLVHPALRRSAPYALGTMVAMAQFGASLAAGMVLALFLQGALGLSAMASAAVMLPQALGMGATSVFAWRTVRRFGEHRVVTAGLALSAAALLASGVSTLYVPAAVLPALLAAFQFCAGAATGLTVAPTQAQVLRHAPAEAAGVAGGILQMAQRMAAAVCISAVSGIYLHGAGSGAAGLRHAYWYAALACAAIVGAGLVVSVLNRRVSRAPAPVPEAPAPASAAPGKELAL
- a CDS encoding GNAT family N-acetyltransferase, which codes for MSKPVRLSPAELTAAAEELAGLLVEAVEDGASLGFLAPLDHAEAAAWWRSLASDVTEGRLVVWAAYDSGRMTGTISFAPARKANSRHRAEIAKVLVRKEARGRGLARNLLAVAERHAVATGVTLLMLDTETDSAADHLYRREGWTPYGTVPGYAADPAGTLQPCTFFYKALTP